One genomic segment of Candidatus Nomurabacteria bacterium includes these proteins:
- a CDS encoding ATP-dependent DNA helicase RecG: MLQLSDHITKVPFIGPVQAKKLERLGIYRIVDLLLHIPKRYVDSTNTQPISEARHTESATIKATVSAISNSYTRSRKTITRAKVDDGSGSINLIWFNQRFIIKSIHPTHEYLFQIKRSKHGGDHYVTNYEEIKQNGEQLHLGRISPIYKQTDGISTKWLRARLYDTISKVDFSEVSEHIENADVPLDRSIMSIHFPEDMEQLKGSIIPLQFDEMVGLAYDIKERKALIERYPGVPISTSNTRLQEIRQLLPFTLTEAQEETISEILEDLRKNTPMHRLINGDVGSGKTVLAMIAASATIEAGYKVILLAPTTILAKQHYENFKNNSSIVTEKLALVTSEETIYEDDAEMLIGTHALLHREDLPEDTALVIIDEQHRFGVEQRKKIREMVGGNFMPHYLSLSATPIPRTLARIIFGDMEVSTLSSGPSTRKTISSHLVPVNKRSDCYRWVYEQIKSTGTQAFIVLPLIETSEIETERDLSVLKIYKELSEGELKGLNINYLHGKLSDKVKMKRMSEFQSGKIDVLISTTVIEVGIDIPNANIMVIEGAERFGLAQLHQLRGRVGRGASQAYCYVIPSSEDPEAHTVERLKYFVSHKSGFDIAEYDLKDRGPGQITGAEQSGLPNLLIADLADLEMLRKAKTVAEKLPSRPFTIFEMKKSLS; this comes from the coding sequence ATGTTGCAACTTAGCGATCATATCACTAAGGTACCATTTATAGGTCCGGTTCAAGCAAAAAAATTGGAGAGGCTTGGTATCTATAGAATTGTTGATCTTTTGCTCCATATCCCCAAACGATATGTTGATTCGACTAACACCCAACCAATATCAGAGGCAAGACATACAGAATCTGCAACTATCAAAGCCACAGTTTCTGCGATCAGCAACAGCTACACACGAAGCCGAAAGACTATAACACGAGCAAAAGTTGATGACGGATCAGGATCTATCAATCTGATATGGTTCAACCAGAGATTTATAATTAAAAGTATCCACCCCACACACGAATACCTTTTTCAGATCAAAAGATCCAAACATGGGGGAGATCATTACGTCACAAATTACGAGGAGATCAAACAAAATGGGGAACAGCTTCATTTAGGCAGGATCAGCCCAATATACAAACAAACTGATGGTATATCGACCAAGTGGCTTCGTGCCAGATTATATGACACCATCAGCAAAGTCGACTTTTCAGAGGTTTCTGAACACATTGAAAACGCTGATGTACCTCTGGACCGATCCATTATGTCGATCCATTTCCCCGAAGATATGGAACAACTAAAAGGATCCATAATCCCTCTACAATTTGATGAGATGGTAGGTTTGGCATACGACATCAAGGAGCGAAAAGCTCTGATCGAAAGATACCCTGGAGTTCCGATATCCACCTCCAATACTAGACTTCAGGAGATCAGACAACTTCTACCTTTTACCCTAACTGAAGCACAAGAGGAGACTATCTCAGAGATCCTAGAGGATCTAAGAAAGAACACGCCAATGCATCGACTGATCAATGGTGATGTAGGTTCTGGTAAAACCGTACTCGCAATGATAGCCGCTTCAGCTACCATTGAAGCTGGTTACAAGGTCATACTACTTGCTCCGACTACTATACTCGCAAAACAACACTACGAGAATTTTAAAAATAATTCGTCTATCGTCACAGAAAAACTTGCACTTGTAACTTCAGAAGAAACTATATATGAAGACGATGCTGAAATGCTTATCGGAACACACGCCCTATTGCACAGAGAGGATCTACCAGAAGATACTGCACTTGTGATAATCGACGAACAACACAGATTTGGGGTTGAGCAGAGGAAAAAGATCCGAGAGATGGTAGGTGGAAACTTCATGCCACACTATCTGAGCTTGTCGGCAACACCAATCCCACGAACTTTAGCACGAATTATCTTTGGTGATATGGAAGTCTCGACGCTATCCTCTGGACCTAGCACCCGCAAGACTATTTCCTCACACCTAGTACCTGTAAATAAACGCTCGGATTGCTATCGATGGGTATATGAACAGATAAAGAGCACCGGCACACAAGCCTTCATTGTCCTACCACTGATCGAAACATCAGAAATTGAAACCGAGAGAGATCTATCTGTATTAAAGATCTACAAGGAACTATCTGAAGGAGAATTAAAAGGACTAAATATCAACTATCTTCACGGGAAGCTGTCTGACAAAGTGAAGATGAAAAGAATGAGTGAATTTCAAAGTGGCAAGATAGACGTTTTGATCTCTACGACTGTGATTGAGGTCGGGATCGATATACCAAACGCCAACATCATGGTGATCGAGGGTGCCGAAAGATTTGGTCTGGCACAGTTGCATCAACTCCGAGGTAGAGTAGGGAGAGGTGCTTCACAGGCATACTGTTACGTGATACCTAGTTCTGAAGATCCTGAAGCCCATACAGTCGAGAGATTGAAGTATTTTGTATCTCATAAATCAGGATTTGATATCGCTGAATACGACCTGAAAGATAGGGGGCCAGGACAGATCACCGGAGCAGAACAATCAGGTTTGCCAAATCTACTGATCGCCGATCTAGCTGATCTTGAAATGTTACGCAAAGCAAAGACGGTAGCTGAAAAGCTACCGTCTAGACCCTTCACTATCTTTGAGATGAAAAAGAGCTTAAGTTAA
- a CDS encoding flippase-like domain-containing protein encodes MKNNIPWKKIFYWLILIGFVYAISTNLADIENVISILQRAEPVLLILAVVVQMMAVYALSSTLLQGSRLVGIKNNSNRSFFYYLMMLFFNVALPFGAWGGMFIYSKRLSSGSHKSTLGVWVGVMLAQIVVNMVYFLFICAGLLYLDLTGFKGLSILVISAVIFLFLHSLVLLFMWFSTYRPLYLKKFVLGTKEFLGTFGGIRKVSFLQMGTSKINSWLDDFNISTRIIMNGKDSRSLGLVFMKGFVTVSLSVIVLWLLFLSFQIHVDAFQLIVGIGVIYLFTVVSPTPYGIGFVEGAAQLVFSGVGVPKEAAVVIVLAYRGLSVWLPIFLGFFVFRRMGK; translated from the coding sequence ATGAAAAATAATATACCTTGGAAGAAGATATTTTACTGGTTGATACTTATTGGTTTTGTTTATGCAATATCGACAAACCTTGCGGATATTGAGAATGTGATAAGCATATTACAACGTGCAGAACCGGTCTTGCTCATCTTAGCAGTGGTCGTGCAGATGATGGCCGTATATGCTCTCAGTTCAACACTATTGCAAGGATCGAGGCTTGTAGGCATCAAGAACAATAGCAATAGATCATTCTTCTACTACCTCATGATGCTGTTCTTTAATGTTGCGCTACCATTCGGTGCATGGGGTGGTATGTTCATATATTCAAAACGATTATCATCAGGATCGCATAAATCAACCTTAGGTGTGTGGGTTGGTGTTATGCTTGCACAAATTGTCGTAAACATGGTGTATTTCCTGTTTATATGTGCAGGTTTGTTATATCTGGACCTGACAGGTTTTAAAGGTTTGTCAATACTTGTGATCAGTGCTGTCATATTTTTGTTCCTGCACAGCTTAGTACTATTGTTCATGTGGTTCTCTACCTATAGACCATTGTATCTAAAGAAATTTGTCCTTGGTACTAAGGAATTTCTAGGTACATTTGGAGGTATTCGAAAGGTTTCATTCCTACAGATGGGTACTTCAAAGATCAATTCTTGGCTCGATGACTTCAATATATCCACGAGGATAATTATGAATGGTAAAGATTCCCGTTCATTGGGATTGGTTTTTATGAAGGGATTCGTAACCGTCTCGTTGTCAGTTATCGTACTTTGGTTGTTATTCTTATCATTCCAGATACATGTAGATGCTTTTCAACTGATAGTTGGGATCGGAGTGATATATCTATTTACGGTAGTTTCGCCCACACCCTATGGGATAGGCTTTGTCGAGGGTGCGGCTCAGCTTGTGTTCTCAGGTGTAGGTGTGCCAAAAGAAGCCGCTGTTGTAATAGTATTAGCATATAGGGGATTGTCAGTTTGGCTTCCGATATTTTTAGGATTCTTCGTTTTTAGACGAATGGGAAAGTAA
- a CDS encoding RNA methyltransferase: MTNRKIAVILDNIRSSHNVGSILRTCDGAGVTHVYLCGITATPRDHKVRKASLGAEDSVSWSHHGSTTEAITIARRNGYKIISVELTDDGKDYHLYDLNGPTAFIFGNERLGIGMNILEISDETIMIPMHGKKLSLNVSISAGIILFHYI, from the coding sequence ATGACAAATCGTAAGATAGCTGTAATACTGGACAATATACGTTCCTCCCACAACGTTGGTAGTATTCTGAGAACCTGTGATGGGGCAGGAGTTACTCATGTATATCTTTGTGGGATAACTGCAACACCCAGAGATCACAAAGTTAGAAAAGCTTCACTAGGAGCAGAGGACTCAGTCTCTTGGAGTCACCATGGCAGTACAACAGAAGCTATCACAATTGCCAGAAGAAATGGGTATAAAATCATTTCAGTTGAATTAACAGATGATGGGAAAGATTATCATCTGTATGATCTAAACGGTCCGACAGCTTTTATCTTTGGTAATGAGAGATTGGGAATAGGAATGAACATCCTTGAGATCTCTGATGAAACGATCATGATCCCTATGCATGGAAAAAAGCTTTCATTGAATGTATCCATAAGTGCAGGTATAATCCTATTTCATTATATATAG
- the infC gene encoding translation initiation factor IF-3, producing the protein MRDFRRNTPFVKKDVGPRRNHQIRVPEVLLIDDEKGNLGIVSIQEALRLAEIAGKDLVEVSPQANPPVVKIIDYSKYVYEQKKKQKKSKVLGKVKEMKEFRFTPVIAENDIAFRVRRAKDFLDKGHNVRLTMFRKGRFTREQAEAKFREILTMFDGYSSIEPDKKMEGRKIYITLKSDGTTEKQKNSPKTDKEDQPKGE; encoded by the coding sequence ATGAGAGACTTTAGGAGAAATACACCATTTGTAAAAAAAGATGTCGGACCAAGGCGAAATCACCAGATACGAGTACCTGAGGTTCTACTGATTGATGATGAGAAGGGTAATCTCGGAATCGTGTCGATTCAAGAAGCATTAAGACTAGCAGAAATTGCGGGTAAAGACCTCGTCGAGGTTTCCCCACAAGCCAACCCACCTGTAGTCAAGATAATCGATTATTCCAAGTATGTATACGAACAGAAGAAGAAGCAGAAGAAATCGAAAGTGCTTGGGAAGGTCAAGGAAATGAAGGAATTTCGTTTTACCCCTGTAATTGCTGAGAACGACATAGCATTCAGGGTGCGCAGAGCAAAAGATTTTCTTGATAAAGGTCACAATGTTCGACTTACTATGTTCAGAAAGGGAAGATTCACACGAGAGCAAGCTGAAGCAAAATTTCGCGAAATATTGACTATGTTTGACGGTTATAGTAGTATCGAACCCGACAAGAAGATGGAAGGAAGAAAGATTTACATTACATTGAAATCTGATGGCACGACAGAAAAGCAGAAAAACAGCCCTAAAACGGATAAAGAAGACCAACCCAAAGGGGAATAG
- the thrS gene encoding threonine--tRNA ligase: MASIKDDREVSHLEKLRHTASHVLAQAVLKYYPDTKLGIGPAIDDGFYYDFEFSEPVTDEILPKLEKEMRRIIKRNLSLTQEFRPRIGVIERYKGLEQEYKLDLLNDIPDEELSFFITGDNEFLDLCRGPHVSSTGEIGAVKLLRIAGAYWRGDEKKKMLTRIYGTAFETEEELEEQLERLKMAEERNHRKLGKQLGIFANIKEIGQGLPVWLPNGFIIRRELEDYMYALERSFGYVHILTPHINKKELFETSGHLEFYKESMYPGIKIEDEEYYLKPMNCPACMMVYKNEMRSYRDLPLKFGEMGTVYRYEQSGELQGLQRVRGFTQNDAHIFCSPDQLEEEFMQVMEMLKIFYGEIGFDNYKFRLSLSDPDDEKFKRCGTREDWEKTEETLRKVLDKHEVNYYEAFGEAAFYGPKLDVQAINIFGKEDTISTIQVDFNLPERFELEYTTNDGGTARPYVIHRALIGSFERFFAFLIEHYGGAFPTWLSPVQVKILPITDDHIEYGRELMNQLKGAGIRVDLDDRSEKLGYKIREAEMQKIPYILVIGEKEKQTGTVSVRVRGMKDQGLHKVVDFINTITEEAKGRVIQPSLGHSEK, encoded by the coding sequence ATGGCATCGATTAAAGATGATCGCGAAGTATCGCATCTTGAAAAACTTAGACACACTGCTTCACATGTACTTGCACAAGCAGTTCTCAAATATTATCCAGATACAAAACTAGGTATAGGTCCAGCAATAGATGATGGCTTCTACTATGATTTTGAATTTTCGGAGCCTGTTACCGATGAGATCCTACCGAAATTGGAGAAAGAGATGAGACGAATAATCAAAAGGAATCTCTCACTCACACAGGAGTTTCGACCCCGAATAGGTGTTATTGAGCGATACAAGGGCCTTGAGCAAGAGTATAAGCTAGACCTACTGAATGATATCCCTGATGAAGAGCTCAGCTTCTTTATAACAGGTGATAACGAATTTCTAGATCTGTGTCGGGGACCTCACGTTAGCTCTACAGGTGAGATCGGTGCAGTGAAATTGCTACGGATCGCAGGAGCTTATTGGAGAGGTGATGAAAAGAAGAAAATGCTTACCAGGATATATGGTACTGCATTTGAGACAGAGGAGGAGTTAGAGGAGCAGTTGGAAAGATTGAAAATGGCTGAAGAGAGAAATCACCGTAAGCTAGGAAAACAGCTTGGCATATTTGCAAATATCAAGGAGATCGGACAAGGTTTACCAGTATGGCTTCCAAATGGATTTATCATCCGCAGAGAGCTAGAGGATTATATGTACGCATTAGAAAGAAGCTTTGGTTACGTTCATATTCTGACACCTCATATAAACAAAAAAGAACTCTTTGAGACTTCCGGACATCTTGAATTTTATAAAGAATCAATGTATCCCGGTATCAAGATAGAAGATGAAGAGTATTACCTAAAGCCGATGAATTGCCCGGCATGTATGATGGTATATAAGAACGAGATGCGAAGCTACAGGGATCTACCTCTGAAATTTGGCGAAATGGGTACGGTATATCGCTATGAACAATCAGGAGAATTGCAAGGCCTACAGAGGGTTCGTGGATTCACACAGAATGATGCCCATATATTCTGCTCTCCAGATCAGTTGGAAGAAGAATTTATGCAGGTAATGGAGATGCTGAAGATATTCTATGGGGAGATCGGCTTCGATAATTACAAATTCAGATTGTCACTCTCCGATCCAGATGATGAGAAATTTAAGCGATGCGGAACCAGAGAAGATTGGGAGAAGACAGAAGAAACCTTGAGAAAAGTGTTGGATAAACATGAGGTGAATTATTACGAGGCATTTGGGGAGGCTGCATTCTATGGTCCTAAATTAGATGTTCAAGCCATAAATATTTTTGGTAAGGAAGATACGATATCCACTATACAAGTGGACTTCAACTTACCCGAGAGATTTGAACTCGAGTACACTACAAATGACGGTGGTACAGCCAGACCATATGTCATCCATAGAGCACTTATCGGTTCATTTGAAAGATTCTTTGCTTTTCTTATCGAGCATTATGGGGGTGCATTTCCAACTTGGTTATCACCTGTACAAGTAAAGATCCTTCCGATCACAGACGATCATATCGAATATGGTCGTGAGCTAATGAATCAATTGAAGGGGGCTGGTATCCGAGTAGATCTTGATGACAGATCCGAAAAACTAGGATATAAGATCAGAGAGGCTGAAATGCAGAAGATCCCGTACATATTAGTGATCGGGGAGAAGGAGAAGCAAACAGGAACAGTTTCTGTTAGAGTGAGAGGAATGAAGGATCAAGGCCTCCATAAGGTCGTGGACTTCATCAACACAATAACCGAAGAAGCTAAGGGTAGGGTTATACAACCTTCTCTTGGCCATTCGGAAAAATAA
- a CDS encoding RsmD family RNA methyltransferase produces MSLKHDSLRKLRKQRTKWKVESWDEYELRERELLKQMATDNILTTVGQVKVSAGKAKGAMLDIPKKTRPLTNRMKTQIFDMLERDISNRTVLDLYAGSGSFGIEALSRGAKSCLFVDAGKQAISCIEGNIQKTGFLLEAIVVKEKVEEFVKKTLSAEQTYEVIFIDPPYKLYNRKRRFKILEMIQNSSRLLPGIKNPGSKKFPGVLILKHPNHYPISDFRVEGIRLLETYEFGMNAITLFVVETENSKRSLGD; encoded by the coding sequence ATGAGCTTAAAACATGACTCATTAAGAAAATTAAGGAAACAGAGAACTAAGTGGAAAGTAGAGTCTTGGGATGAATATGAACTCCGCGAACGAGAACTTCTAAAACAGATGGCTACAGATAATATCCTCACGACAGTAGGGCAGGTGAAGGTTTCAGCGGGTAAGGCAAAAGGCGCTATGCTCGACATACCGAAGAAAACACGACCACTAACAAATCGTATGAAGACACAGATATTTGATATGCTCGAACGAGATATTAGCAACAGAACGGTACTAGATCTTTATGCGGGTTCCGGTTCATTTGGAATAGAGGCACTTTCCAGAGGAGCGAAGAGTTGCCTTTTTGTAGATGCTGGAAAACAAGCAATTAGTTGCATAGAGGGCAATATTCAAAAAACAGGTTTCCTACTCGAAGCAATTGTGGTAAAAGAGAAAGTAGAGGAGTTCGTAAAGAAAACTTTGTCTGCAGAGCAAACATATGAGGTGATCTTCATAGATCCTCCATACAAACTATATAATCGAAAAAGACGCTTTAAGATACTGGAGATGATCCAAAACTCTAGTAGATTACTTCCAGGTATCAAGAACCCGGGTTCTAAGAAATTCCCAGGTGTTCTCATATTAAAACATCCAAATCATTATCCGATAAGTGATTTTAGGGTTGAGGGGATACGACTCTTGGAAACCTATGAATTTGGTATGAATGCTATAACTCTGTTCGTTGTAGAGACGGAAAATTCAAAAAGATCACTAGGTGATTGA
- the rplT gene encoding 50S ribosomal protein L20, whose protein sequence is MRVKTGITRRRRHKKILKANKGYRMSKSKLYKVGHEAYMHAGQYSYNDRKKRRNQARKVWIDRMNAAARENGMTYSQLIHKLRTADIQLNRKMLSEIALGHSEVFSKIVASL, encoded by the coding sequence ATGAGAGTAAAGACAGGAATCACAAGAAGACGAAGACATAAGAAGATCCTCAAAGCCAACAAAGGTTACAGGATGTCAAAATCCAAACTTTATAAAGTTGGACATGAGGCATATATGCATGCCGGACAGTACTCATACAATGATAGAAAGAAGAGAAGGAATCAAGCACGCAAGGTCTGGATAGACAGAATGAATGCAGCAGCAAGAGAGAACGGTATGACATATAGCCAACTTATCCACAAACTTAGAACAGCAGACATACAGTTGAATAGAAAAATGCTTTCAGAGATTGCACTAGGACACTCAGAAGTGTTTAGTAAGATAGTAGCGTCCTTGTAA